One window of the Labilibaculum sp. genome contains the following:
- the argB gene encoding acetylglutamate kinase, giving the protein MIDLTVVKIGGNVIDDTEKLNDFLDAFSNLNGKIVLVHGGGKLASDLAGKLGVQTKMVDGRRITDAENLKLVTMVYAGLINKNIVAALQARGVNAMGMCGADLDLIRAEKRNNTKVDFGFVGDVTAVNTLALCKQIECNSVLVIAPITHDGMGQLFNTNADTVATEVAVALSRFYKVKLIYSFEKLGVLMNAEDDSSVMPVLSNVKCSEMVKLGKINTGMLPKTQNAFYALSKGVEEVVIGNFVSMETNHSSGTQIVNS; this is encoded by the coding sequence ATGATAGATTTAACTGTTGTAAAAATTGGTGGTAACGTAATTGACGATACCGAAAAACTAAATGATTTTCTTGATGCTTTTTCAAATTTAAACGGCAAGATTGTCTTGGTTCATGGAGGTGGAAAGCTTGCATCTGATTTGGCAGGTAAACTTGGAGTTCAAACCAAAATGGTGGATGGAAGACGCATAACTGATGCTGAAAATCTGAAGTTGGTTACCATGGTTTATGCAGGACTAATTAATAAGAATATTGTTGCTGCTTTGCAGGCTCGTGGAGTAAATGCAATGGGAATGTGTGGTGCCGATTTGGATTTGATCAGGGCTGAAAAAAGAAACAATACAAAGGTCGATTTTGGTTTTGTTGGTGATGTTACAGCAGTTAATACCCTGGCTTTATGCAAGCAGATTGAATGCAATTCGGTTTTGGTTATTGCTCCGATTACTCATGATGGAATGGGCCAATTATTCAATACCAATGCCGATACTGTGGCAACAGAAGTTGCTGTTGCCTTAAGTCGTTTCTATAAGGTGAAATTGATTTATAGTTTCGAGAAACTTGGTGTATTGATGAATGCGGAGGATGACAGCAGTGTAATGCCTGTTCTTTCTAACGTAAAATGCTCCGAAATGGTGAAATTGGGCAAGATAAATACAGGAATGCTGCCCAAAACACAAAATGCATTTTATGCCTTATCAAAAGGAGTGGAAGAGGTGGTAATCGGGAATTTTGTTTCGATGGAGACAAATCATTCCTCAGGAACACAAATTGTTAATTCTTAG